In one window of Meiothermus sp. DNA:
- a CDS encoding DEAD/DEAH box helicase, with product MEFSAFTLRSEVARALEAKGFTTATPIQAAAIPLALEGKDVLGQARTGTGKTLAFGIPIAHRLDAARERGRAPRAFVLTPTRELALQVAKELEWLAPHLSITPIYGGTGYGKQAEALKRGTDVVVATPGRAIDYMEQRVLELSRVEIVVLDEADEMLSMGFEEAVEQLLEATPATRQTLLFSATLPTWARRLSERFQRGATLINVIKDEAISYEEVAIQAPIHGRISVLSDLLFAYAPERTIVFTSTKAECNDLALGLESRAHSAAPIHGDMGQIDRERVMERFRSGAVSVLVATDVAARGLDIPEVDLVVHYRLPDQSESYLHRSGRTGRAGRSGKVVILYGPRDKRELETLEREVKRSFKRVNPPTPEEVMEAKWAVLARRIARQPEADKKLWREQAERLIAEGGVDAVAGMLALVLGGAPTPKSLITGEENWVTLKLSGSRLSVNRVVAVLKGAGAGEIGRIRLDGELAAYVDIRPEDVSKLDHSALRDLRLMKATEVPAESRLPERQGSGRSQGRSQGNRTGGGQRRNQSERRFEGFEDRLEGERRRVVYR from the coding sequence ATGGAGTTTTCTGCATTTACGTTAAGATCTGAAGTTGCCAGGGCCCTCGAGGCCAAAGGTTTTACCACCGCCACCCCCATCCAGGCTGCGGCCATCCCACTGGCCCTGGAGGGCAAGGACGTACTGGGCCAGGCCCGCACCGGCACCGGCAAAACCCTGGCTTTTGGTATCCCCATCGCCCATCGGCTGGATGCCGCCCGTGAGCGCGGACGCGCCCCCCGGGCCTTTGTCCTCACCCCCACCCGCGAGCTGGCCCTTCAAGTCGCCAAGGAACTCGAGTGGCTGGCGCCGCACCTGAGCATAACGCCCATCTACGGCGGCACCGGCTACGGCAAGCAGGCCGAAGCCCTCAAACGCGGCACCGACGTGGTAGTAGCTACCCCAGGGCGGGCCATCGACTATATGGAGCAGCGCGTTCTCGAGCTATCCAGGGTCGAGATTGTGGTGCTCGACGAAGCCGATGAGATGCTCTCGATGGGCTTTGAGGAAGCGGTCGAGCAATTGCTGGAGGCCACGCCTGCCACCCGGCAGACCCTGTTGTTCTCGGCTACTCTACCCACCTGGGCGCGTCGCCTTTCGGAGCGCTTTCAACGGGGGGCTACCCTTATCAATGTCATCAAAGACGAGGCCATCTCCTATGAGGAAGTCGCTATTCAGGCCCCCATCCATGGCCGCATCTCGGTGCTCTCGGATCTGCTCTTTGCCTATGCACCCGAGCGCACCATCGTCTTTACGAGTACCAAGGCCGAGTGCAACGACCTGGCCCTGGGCCTGGAAAGCCGGGCCCACAGCGCGGCCCCCATTCACGGCGACATGGGCCAGATTGACCGCGAGCGCGTAATGGAGCGCTTCCGCAGCGGGGCCGTAAGCGTGTTGGTCGCCACCGACGTGGCCGCCCGGGGGCTCGACATCCCCGAGGTCGATCTGGTAGTACACTACCGCCTGCCGGATCAAAGCGAATCTTATCTGCACCGCTCGGGTCGTACTGGGCGGGCGGGGCGCTCGGGCAAGGTTGTAATTCTGTATGGCCCCCGCGATAAGCGCGAACTGGAGACCCTCGAGCGCGAGGTCAAACGCAGCTTCAAGCGGGTCAACCCCCCCACCCCCGAAGAGGTCATGGAGGCCAAGTGGGCCGTGCTGGCCCGCCGGATTGCCAGGCAGCCCGAGGCCGACAAGAAGCTCTGGCGCGAACAGGCCGAGCGCCTGATTGCCGAAGGGGGCGTGGACGCGGTAGCCGGCATGCTGGCTTTAGTTCTGGGCGGAGCCCCCACCCCCAAGAGCCTGATTACCGGCGAGGAGAACTGGGTCACCCTCAAGCTATCAGGCTCGCGCCTCAGCGTGAACCGTGTGGTTGCAGTGCTGAAAGGCGCGGGCGCAGGCGAGATCGGGCGCATTCGCCTGGACGGCGAGCTGGCCGCTTATGTGGATATCCGGCCCGAAGATGTGAGCAAGCTCGACCATTCGGCGCTACGCGACCTGCGCCTGATGAAAGCCACCGAGGTGCCTGCGGAGTCCCGGCTGCCCGAACGCCAGGGCTCTGGCCGTAGCCAGGGCCGTTCTCAGGGCAACCGCACCGGTGGAGGACAGCGCCGCAATCAGAGCGAGCGCCGTTTCGAAGGGTTTGAAGACCGCCTCGAGGGCGAACGCAGGCGCGTGGTGTACCGGTAA
- a CDS encoding stalk domain-containing protein produces MIVRWFVLLLWIAVAASAQQLATRQLVLDFEGGLAYLNGSPITLNPPARVVEGRALIPVREVARVLGVSLENLNHGTQGVRLGKLELYPALGQARLEGRPLGLNEVGQLQDGVMFVSARTLEAALGAAVVFDPLQRVLTLTYIHGAIARDTTRPVARFATDKQEYKIGEPVRIIEYSYDPDGQPLSLSFTGREEAYFTPGEKLITLVVTNRAGRSSEPFSRRIVVRPEVMYSARDYALRFYSVGRLFLDPEILSYPVLATDRQDGDVPLLVSNSPEQVARSGVLYADAVSGSARLLAYHQNALPTPARLVVLVSNVDVVPVHLKVERLGETAATRVVAVLGQASLMDFLLAQAGEQVRLEPGQTVALYRSDLLAAGQGLNLMADLQASGQVNLTVAMIEESLLPALSNEGLASLLPLLPNLEPDGTHVRGTFPSALRTLRVRLEGTVGRIVIGDGVFDPTPAGMDALTGQPVRLRGHYGLTYRVVLDGALNTVGAFSPRGGAYVGAIRVNGLLQPVPSNGVLLRPDNPLIFFRETQNDQVTIELIPASGSYLPVNLVVYRL; encoded by the coding sequence GTGATTGTGCGCTGGTTTGTGTTGCTTTTGTGGATTGCTGTCGCTGCTTCTGCGCAGCAGCTTGCCACCCGTCAGTTGGTACTGGACTTCGAGGGGGGGCTGGCCTACCTCAATGGTTCGCCCATCACCCTGAACCCCCCTGCCCGTGTGGTGGAGGGGCGGGCCCTTATTCCGGTGCGGGAGGTGGCCCGGGTACTGGGGGTCAGCCTGGAGAACCTGAACCATGGCACCCAGGGGGTGCGGCTGGGCAAGCTGGAACTTTATCCCGCTTTGGGCCAGGCCCGCCTGGAGGGACGACCTCTGGGTTTGAATGAGGTGGGGCAGTTGCAGGATGGGGTGATGTTCGTTTCGGCCCGCACCCTGGAAGCGGCCCTGGGGGCTGCGGTGGTGTTCGATCCGCTACAGCGCGTGCTCACCCTGACCTATATCCACGGTGCCATTGCGCGGGACACCACCCGTCCGGTTGCGCGTTTTGCTACCGACAAGCAGGAGTACAAAATCGGGGAGCCGGTGCGTATCATCGAGTACTCCTATGACCCTGACGGACAGCCGCTTTCCCTGAGCTTTACCGGACGCGAAGAAGCCTACTTCACCCCTGGCGAGAAACTGATTACCCTGGTGGTTACCAACCGCGCAGGGCGCAGCAGCGAGCCTTTTTCCCGGCGCATCGTAGTGCGGCCCGAGGTTATGTACAGTGCGCGCGATTATGCCCTGCGCTTTTACAGTGTAGGGCGCCTCTTTCTCGACCCCGAGATACTGAGCTATCCGGTTCTCGCGACCGATAGGCAGGACGGGGACGTACCCCTGCTGGTCTCCAACTCCCCTGAGCAGGTTGCGCGCTCGGGGGTGCTTTATGCCGACGCGGTAAGCGGTTCGGCCCGCCTCCTGGCCTATCACCAGAACGCCCTCCCGACTCCGGCCCGGCTGGTGGTGCTAGTGAGCAACGTGGACGTGGTACCGGTTCACCTTAAGGTCGAGCGGCTGGGCGAGACGGCGGCTACCCGGGTAGTGGCGGTGCTGGGGCAGGCGAGTCTCATGGACTTCTTGCTGGCCCAGGCAGGCGAGCAGGTGCGCCTTGAGCCCGGCCAGACGGTAGCGCTCTACCGATCGGACTTGCTGGCTGCCGGCCAGGGCCTCAATCTGATGGCCGATCTCCAGGCCAGTGGTCAGGTCAACCTGACGGTAGCGATGATCGAGGAGAGCCTGTTGCCTGCGCTCAGCAATGAGGGGCTGGCTTCTCTGCTGCCCTTGCTGCCCAACCTCGAGCCCGATGGCACCCATGTGCGCGGTACTTTTCCATCGGCGCTGCGTACCCTGCGGGTGCGACTGGAAGGCACGGTGGGCCGCATCGTGATTGGCGATGGGGTTTTTGACCCGACGCCTGCCGGCATGGATGCCCTCACGGGCCAGCCCGTGCGCCTGCGGGGCCACTACGGCCTCACCTACCGGGTTGTGCTGGACGGGGCACTCAACACGGTGGGCGCTTTCTCTCCCCGCGGAGGGGCTTATGTGGGGGCCATCCGGGTCAACGGCCTCTTGCAGCCTGTGCCGTCCAACGGGGTGCTTTTGCGTCCGGACAACCCCCTGATTTTCTTCCGCGAAACCCAGAATGATCAGGTCACCATCGAGCTCATACCGGCTTCCGGCTCGTATCTGCCGGTGAATCTGGTGGTGTACCGACTGTAG
- the glp gene encoding gephyrin-like molybdotransferase Glp, with amino-acid sequence MKQNITVEAALEIVLQQAKPLESIELLPLTAAYGGILGAELSAKVNHPYTDDTAVDGYACLEADTRGASLGNPVKLKVVGQSPAGKPFTGKLEPGEAVQVFTGTPIPKGANAVIRVEDTLREGDYVWLMKPASAADIRRKGDDLVLGQTYLHKGDLVTPGRVGLAAAMGYDQLPVVRRPRVGILSTGDEVVEPGEPLPYGGVYNSNSYSVAGLVLEAGGEPVILPKASDSVEGVRAQLQRAGKLDLLLTTGGVSMGEYDIVRQMLEREGEIHFWKVKLQPGGPLLFATWNGLPLMGLPGNPVSAMVTFLLFGRPFLFKLLGRTDAPYSLVRAVADTPFEANPTRRAYRRAVLRWENDRYRVASTGNQSSGVLNSMAVGNALVVLEAGLSAQPGDSVDVIPFPGAS; translated from the coding sequence ATGAAGCAGAACATTACCGTCGAAGCAGCCCTTGAGATTGTATTGCAACAGGCCAAACCCCTGGAAAGCATTGAGCTGTTGCCCCTGACCGCTGCTTACGGCGGCATTTTGGGCGCAGAACTAAGCGCTAAGGTTAACCACCCCTACACCGACGATACGGCAGTAGACGGCTATGCCTGCCTCGAGGCCGACACCAGGGGCGCCTCGTTGGGCAACCCGGTCAAGCTCAAAGTGGTCGGTCAATCGCCCGCTGGCAAACCATTCACCGGAAAGCTGGAGCCCGGAGAAGCCGTGCAGGTTTTTACCGGCACCCCCATACCCAAAGGGGCCAATGCGGTGATTCGGGTGGAAGACACCCTGCGGGAGGGCGATTATGTCTGGCTGATGAAACCGGCCTCGGCTGCCGACATTCGCCGCAAGGGCGACGACCTGGTGCTGGGGCAGACGTATTTGCACAAGGGCGATTTAGTCACCCCCGGCCGGGTGGGGCTGGCAGCGGCCATGGGCTACGACCAGCTGCCGGTGGTTCGGCGGCCCAGGGTGGGTATTCTGTCCACCGGCGACGAGGTGGTCGAGCCAGGGGAGCCACTACCCTATGGTGGGGTCTACAACTCCAATAGCTACTCGGTGGCGGGCCTGGTATTGGAGGCAGGCGGTGAGCCCGTCATCTTACCCAAAGCATCGGACAGTGTAGAGGGAGTTCGCGCCCAGCTACAGCGGGCTGGCAAACTTGACCTGCTCCTCACGACGGGTGGGGTTTCGATGGGCGAGTACGACATCGTGCGGCAGATGCTGGAGCGCGAAGGTGAGATCCATTTCTGGAAGGTCAAGTTGCAGCCGGGGGGCCCCTTGCTCTTTGCGACCTGGAACGGGCTACCCCTGATGGGCCTGCCGGGCAATCCGGTCTCGGCGATGGTGACGTTTTTGCTCTTCGGGCGGCCTTTTCTGTTCAAGCTGTTGGGGCGCACCGATGCGCCTTACAGCCTGGTGAGGGCTGTGGCCGATACCCCTTTCGAGGCCAACCCCACCCGGCGGGCCTACCGGCGGGCCGTGCTGCGCTGGGAAAACGACCGCTACCGCGTGGCAAGCACCGGCAACCAGTCCAGCGGCGTGCTGAACTCGATGGCGGTGGGGAATGCGCTGGTGGTGCTCGAGGCCGGCCTTTCGGCACAGCCTGGCGATTCGGTAGATGTAATTCCCTTTCCGGGGGCTTCTTAG